A genomic segment from Salmo trutta chromosome 38, fSalTru1.1, whole genome shotgun sequence encodes:
- the LOC115178821 gene encoding ras-related protein Rab-3D: protein MALASDPGAGQQQTQAQKDAADQNFDYMFKLLIIGNSSVGKTSLLFRYADDSFTSAFVSTVGIDFKVKTVYRNEKRVKLQIWDTAGQERYRTITTAYYRGAMGFLLMYDITNQDSFYAVQDWATQIKTYSWDNAQVILVGNKADLEDDRLVPAEDGQRLADELGFQFFEASAKDNINVKQVFERLVDVICEKMSESVNGEPSPLANHKGPSLQDSPPDKGGCSC, encoded by the exons ATGGCGCTGGCGAGCGACCCCGGTGCCGGCCAGCAGCAGACCCAGGCCCAGAAGGATGCCGCGGACCAGAACTTTGACTACATGTTCAAGCTGCTGATCATCGGCAACAGCAGCGTGGGGAAGACCAGCTTACTCTTCCGCTACGCTGATGACTCCTTTACCTCTGCCTTCGTCTCCACCGTGGGCATCGACTTCAAGGTTAAGACAGTCTACCGCAACGAAAAGAGGGTCAAGCTACAGATCTGG GACACGGCAGGCCAGGAGCGTTACAGGACCATCACCACAGCCTACTACAGAGGAGCCATGGGCTTCCTGCTCATGTATGATATCACCAACCAGGACTCCTTCTACGCTGTGCAGGACTG GGCGACCCAGATCAAAACGTACTCGTGGGACAACGCCCAGGTGATCCTGGTGGGGAACAAGGCTGACCTGGAGGACGACAGGCTGGTACCAGCGGAGGATGGTCAGAGACTGGCTGACGAACTGG gGTTCCAGTTCTTCGAGGCCAGTGCCAAAGACAACATCAACGTGAAGCAGGTGTTTGAGCGTCTCGTCGACGTCATCTGCGAGAAGATGAGCGAGAGCGTGAATGGGGAGCCCAGCCCATTGGCCAATCACAAGGGCCCCAGCCTACAGGACTCGCCCCCAGACAAGGGTGGCTGCTCCTGCTGA